In Paenibacillus algicola, a genomic segment contains:
- a CDS encoding ABC transporter permease produces MKKEGLMHELKKNKLLFLMLLPGILYFFVFQYIPMSGIVIAFKQFRFDKGIFHSPWVGFDNFDFFFRSGKAWIITRNTILYNLAFMATGLILQLATALFIAEIGRKFVKKYIQTTLLFPFFISWVVVGTFIYNLFNFEYGIINHYLKDWGMEPVDIYSSSSSWSYIIVFFNNWKYIGYNSLIYLAAIYSIDKSLYEAAEIDGAGIMQRIRLITLPLLMPTIMILLLLAVGQLFRGNFELFYNVVGNNSLLYNQTDVIDTFVFRSLIQSADIGMTAAAGLYQAVLCLVIILVTNFTIKKYNSDYSLF; encoded by the coding sequence ATGAAAAAAGAAGGTTTGATGCACGAGCTCAAGAAAAACAAGCTGTTGTTTTTAATGCTGCTGCCCGGAATTCTTTATTTCTTTGTGTTTCAATACATTCCAATGAGCGGTATAGTCATTGCCTTTAAGCAATTTAGATTTGACAAAGGAATCTTTCACAGTCCTTGGGTGGGATTTGATAATTTCGATTTTTTCTTTAGGAGCGGAAAGGCCTGGATTATTACGAGAAACACTATTTTGTATAATCTGGCATTTATGGCCACCGGGCTGATACTACAGCTTGCAACAGCGTTATTCATTGCGGAAATAGGACGGAAATTTGTGAAGAAGTATATACAGACTACGCTGCTGTTTCCTTTTTTTATCTCCTGGGTTGTCGTGGGTACATTTATCTACAACTTATTCAACTTTGAATATGGCATCATTAATCACTACTTGAAGGATTGGGGTATGGAGCCGGTTGATATTTACAGCAGCAGCAGCAGCTGGAGCTACATCATCGTGTTCTTCAATAATTGGAAGTACATCGGCTACAATTCGCTGATCTACTTGGCTGCCATCTACAGCATTGATAAAAGTCTGTATGAAGCAGCAGAAATTGACGGAGCAGGCATTATGCAGCGTATTCGGTTAATTACGCTACCGCTCCTGATGCCGACAATTATGATTCTGTTACTGCTTGCAGTGGGACAGCTGTTTAGAGGGAATTTTGAATTGTTCTACAATGTGGTGGGTAACAACAGCTTGCTTTACAACCAAACGGATGTCATTGATACCTTTGTATTCCGTTCTCTAATTCAATCAGCTGATATCGGGATGACAGCAGCAGCAGGGCTTTATCAAGCCGTTTTGTGTCTGG